In one Capricornis sumatraensis isolate serow.1 chromosome 1, serow.2, whole genome shotgun sequence genomic region, the following are encoded:
- the LOC138074286 gene encoding olfactory receptor 1N2 yields the protein MGKRSGVNQTTFSDFLLLGISERPEEQTLLFVIFLGMYLVTMMGNLLIILAITSDPHLHTPMYFFLANLSITDACFTSASIPKMLVNMHTQSQTISYSGCFAQLYFLLVFGGLDNLLLAVMAYDRYVAICQPLHYSTAMSPQLCALMLSICWVLTNCPALTHTLLLTRVAFCAHKAIPHFFCDPSALLKLACSDTRLNELMIITMGLMFLTAPLLLIVLSYVHISWAVFGISSPGGRWKAFSTCGSHLTVVLLFYGSLMGVYLLPPSTHSAERESRAAILYMVIIPMLNPFIYSLRNKDMSEALSKLFGSGKTIFIP from the coding sequence ATGGGAAAACGAAGCGGAGTGAACCAAACCACCTTTTCAGACTTCCTCCTTCTAGGGATCTCTGAGCGGCCAGAGGAGCAAACTCTCCTGTTTGTCATCTTCCTGGGCATGTACCTGGTCACTATGATGGGAAACCTACTCATCATCCTGGCCATCACCTCTGACCCTCACCTCCATACTCCCATGTACTTCTTTCTGGCCAACCTATCAATAACAGATGCCTGCTTCACTTCTGCCTCCATCCCTAAAATGCTGGTCAACATGCATACTCAGAGTCAGACCATCTCCTATTCTGGGTGCTTTGCACAGCTGTATTTTCTCCTTGTGTTTGGTGGCCTTGACAACTTACTTCTGGCAGTGATGGCatatgaccgctatgtggccatctgtcaGCCACTTCATTACAGCACAGCTATGAGTCCCCAACTCTGTGCATTAATGTTGAGCATATGCTGGGTGCTAACCAACTGTCCTGCACTGACACACACACTGTTGCTGACCCGTGTGGCCTTCTGTGCCCACAAGGCCATTCCCCACTTCTTCTGTGATCCCAGTGCTCTCCTGAAGCTTGCCTGCTCAGACACCCGCCTTAACGAGCTGATGATCATCACCATGGGCCTGATGTTCCTCACTGCTCCCCTCCTGCTGATTGTCCTCTCCTATGTCCACATTTCCTGGGCTGTGTTTGGCATCTCATCTCCTGGAGGGCGGTGGAAGGCCTTCTCGACATGTGGATCTCACCTCACAGTGGTCCTGCTCTTCTATGGGTCTCTTATGGGTGTGTATTTACTTCCTCCATCAACTCACTCTGCAGAGAGGGAGAGCAGGGCTGCCATTCTCTATATGGTGATTATTCCCATGCTGAACCCTTTCATATACAGCTTGAGGAATAAAGATATGAGTGAGGCTTTGAGTAAACTCTTCGGCAGTGGGAAAACCATCTTTATACCATGA
- the LOC138074296 gene encoding olfactory receptor 1J2-like, which yields MKRENQSSVSEFLLLGLPIRPEQQGVFFALFLGMYLTTVLGNLLILLLIRLDPRLHTPMYFFLSHLALTDISFSSVTVPKMLVSMHTQDQSIRYGGCIAQMYFFIFFTDLDSFLITSMAYDRYVAVCRPLHYTTIMRQELCAFLVAGSWILSGASSLSHTLLLTQLSFCADHTIPHFFCDLGALLKLSCSDVFLNELVMFTVGVVVITLPFTCILVSYGYIGATVLRVPSTKGICKALSTCSSHLSVVTLYYGSIFGQYLFPTLSDFIDKDIIVAVMYTVVTPMLNPFIYSLRNKDIKGALGKLCSRAMLFFHPTFI from the coding sequence ATGAAGAGGGAGAACCAGAGCAGCGTGTCCGAgttcctcctcctggggctccCCATCCGGCCAGAGCAGCAGGGCGTGTTCTTTGCCCTGTTCCTGGGCATGTACCTGACCACAGTGCTGGGCAACCTGCTCATCCTCCTGCTCATCAGGCTGGACCCtcgcctccacacccccatgtacttcttcctcagccACTTGGCCCTCACTGACATCTCCTTCTCATCTGTCACCGTCCCTAAGATGCTAGTGAGCATGCACACCCAGGACCAATCCATCCGCTATGGAGGGTGCATAGCAcagatgtattttttcatattttttactgATCTGGACAGCTTCCTTATTACCTCCATGGCGTATGACCGCTATGTTGCTGTATGTCGCCCCCTTCACTACACCACCATCATGAGGCAGGAGCTGTGTGCCTTCCTAGTGGCTGGATCCTGGATCCTGTCTGGTGCCAGCTCCCTTTCTCACACTCTCCTCCTGACCCAACTATCCTTCTGTGCTGACCACACCATCCCCCATTTCTTCTGTGACCTTGGTGCTCTGCTCAAATTGTCCTGCTCAGACGTCTTCCTCAATGAGTTGGTCATGTTCACAGTAGGCGTGGTGGTCATTACTCTGCCATTCACATGTATCCTGGTATCTTATGGGTACATTGGGGCCACCGTTCTAAGGGTCCCTTCAACCAAAGGAATCTGCAAAGCATTGTCCACGTGTAGCTCCCATCTCTCTGTAGTGACTCTATACTATGGGTCAATATTTGGGCAGTACCTCTTCCCAACACTGAGCGATTTCATTGACAAGGACATCATTGTGGCTGTCATGTACACGGTGGTCACACCCATGTTGAATCCCTTTATCTACAGCCTTAGGAACAAGGACATAAAAGGGGCCCTGGGGAAACTCTGCAGTAGAGCAATGCTTTTCTTCCACCCAACTTTTATTTAA